The sequence GACATACGCCGTCTTCGGATTGACAAACGTCACGCCGCTCTCGAGCATCAGCCGCCCAATCGTCCGCTTACGAATGACCTTCTCCATCGCCGCGAGCTGACGGCGATCATTTACGCCCTCGACCTGCCGATAGTCGTCGCATTCGAAGATCGCGATCGGGCCGCCGTCTTCCTTGAGAATTCGCGGCACGTCGGTCAGGTAATACTCGCCCTGCGCGTTGTCATTGCCGACCTGCGTGAGCGCGTCAAACAGCTTCCGCGTATCAAAGCAATAAATGCCCGAATTGATCTCGCTGACTTTCTTCTCGTCCTCGCTAGCGTCCTTTTGCTCGACGATACGGTCAAATGAACCGTCGCCGCCGCGAACAACGCGGCCGTAACCTGTTGGGTCTTTTAGCTTTACCGACAGCACAGTGCACACGGCCTTATTTTCCCGATGCGCGGCGACCAGCCCATCCAGCGTAGTCTTGGTTATCATCGGCACGTCGCCCGACAGCACCATCGTCGTCGAATCGCGCCCTTCGAGCAGTGACCTCGCCGCATTCACCGCATCGCCCGTCCCAAGCTGTTTCTCCTGCAACGCAAACTCGACCGGCTTGTCGTCAAACTCACGCAGAACCTCGGCCTCAGCATCCTCGGCCTGATGCCCCACAATGACGACGACCTTTGCCGGTTCCAATTCGAACGCAGTCTCGACGACGTGATTGATGAGTGCGCGACCGTCCAGCCGGTGCAGCACCTTCGCAAGGTTCGACTTCATCCGCGTGCCGAGGCCGGCGGCCATTATCAGTATGTCGAGATCTTTATGCACAATTACAAATTACGAATTATGAATTACGAATTAGGAAGTGCGTTCTGCATTCGTAATTCGTAATTGATAATTCGTAATCGACTCCTTCCGCGGTTGCAAAGCACACAATAACAATACTTGAGCCAATTTCTCAGGCTGATGTCGGACCATTTCGCCTTCGTCCAACAGGTTACCATAGACGATCTCGGCTCCCTCGATGGTGTCGGGTGAGATCGAGCCGTGAACGCCGATCTGCTCGGCCCCCTCATCGGCGTATTTGTCGGCCTGGCCGGTGCTGATCGGATGATCATTGACGATCACATAATCAAACTCGATCTGCGGAGCATAGTCGCGAATTATCTCAAGATGATGCCGCGCTGTAAATCCAGTCGTTTCGCCCGGCTGCGTCATCAGGTTACAGACATATACCCTTGTTGACTGGGAAGCCGCAATAGCATCAGCCACGCCGTCAACCAATATAGGCGGCAACAAACTCGTAAACAGTGAACCGGGACCGATAGTTACGACATCGGCAGCCTCGATCGCGGCTAGGGCCTCCGGCATCGGCTTGCAATCCGCTGGTTCAAGATAAAGACGCTCGATATCGTGGCCGACCTGCGAGATCTTCGTCTCGCCCTTTACGATGCTTCCGTCCTTCAAGTTGGCCGCCAGCCGCACGTCGGCGACGGTTGCGGGATAGATATGGCCTTTGCTCGCGAGGATCTCACTCGACAGCTTGACAGCCTCGGCAAAGTCGCCGGTCATCTCGGCAAGTGCCGCAAGAAAGATGTTCCCAAAACTATGCCCACCGAGGTCGCCGTCGCCGCGAAAGCGATGCTTGAAGAGTTTCGACAACAGCCGCGAGTCTTCACTCAACGCGACCATGCAGTTGCGAATATCGCCCGGCGGCAGCATCTGAAGCTCTTCGCGCAGCCGGCCTGAGCTTCCGCCGTCGTCGGACACGGCAACGATCGCGGACAGGTCATCGAGCCACACCGGCTCGGTGTCGCGTGCGTGGACAAACCGTTTGAGTCCCGACAGCAGTGTCGACAGGCCGTTGCCGCCGCCGATGGCAACAAAACGCAGCCCGTCAGAACTGTCCGAGAACAGGTGGTGCTTCATCGATTGAACGACCGTAGGCTATCATTTGCCGCAGGTCTAACGGAAAGGAAGTCAGGGTGGTTGGCCGTGCGAACCCGCAACAGCCGTCGGCGAGCGCTTGCCGACAAGCAATAATTTTAGCACTGGCAGCGACAAGAAAACAATACGAACCACGGTCGGGAGCCGGTCGGAGGTTGTTGCGTACGGCTCGATCTGCTCCGCATCCCAAAAAATCCTTGTCTGCGGGCAATACCGTATGTTAAATTTAGTTTTGCGACCGTGTCCTTACCGGCGGCCGTATTGCCTTTAGCACCTAACCCGATATAAGATTTAGCTGCGTTTCAGGTCACAGCACCATCACGAACATCAAATGCCCGATACGCCTTTTATCCTGCAGGAAGATCAGTTTTTGCGGCTCAAGACCGTGCTGGGCGCGTCCGCATCGAGTGTGCGGCGCGTGTCGTCTTCCTTATCGACCGCGACGGCCAGCCTATCGCATTCAGCGGCGACATCGGCAACATGGACACGACCAGCTTCGCTTCGCTCGCGGCGGGTAATGTTGCCGCGACGAGCTCGATGGCCAAGCTGATCGGTGAGGAGGCCTTTCCATGCGTGTTTCACGAAGGCGAACACGAGAGCATCTATATCAGCATCATCGGCCGGGCATTGTTGGTTGTCGTCTTTGACGAACGTTCGACACTGAGCCTGGTAAAGATCCGTTCAAAACGAGGCAGCTACGAGGTTGCCGGTATTCTTGACGAAGCAACGACTGCCTCGGCGAGCTATCAGCTAAATAACAATTCGTTCTTTGCGGAGATCACGGACGAAGACATCGACAGCCTGTTCAGTTGATGACAAGTGACAGGTGACAAGTAACAGGCAAGAACGCGATGAGGCCACACGAAAAACTCGAAGTTTGGAAAAAGGCCGTCGACTTTATAGTTAATGTCTATGAGCAGACGGGAACTTTTCCGTCAGATGAGAAATTCGGCCTCACATCTCAGATAAGACGTGCGGCGGTTTCAATCCCGGCGAATATTGCCGAAGGAGCGGCAAGACACTCGGACAAAGAATTCGCACACTTCGTCGCCGTTGCGCAAGGCTCGTGCAGTGAACTCGAAACGGAACTTCTGATCGGGTCTAGACTTGGTTTCCTAGCTCCAGGGGTTTATTCGACATTGAGAGGTGAGGCAGACGCGATCGGTCGAATGTTCGTGGGCTTGTCGAAGCATTTGCGTCAAAAGGGCGACAAATCCTGATCTTGTTACCTGTTACCTGTCACTGTTTACTTTCTTATGACTTTCATCAATTACGCATCACGCGAGATCAACTGCAAGATCGTTTACTACGGCCCGGGTTTGTGCGGCAAGACGACGAATCTGCAATACATCTACGACTCGACCGCGCCGCAGGCGAAGGGCAAACTCATCTCGCTCGCGACCGAGACGGACCGGACGCTGTTCTTTGATTTCATGCCGCTGGAACTGGGGACCGTTCGCGGCTTTAAGACGCGATTCCACCTTTACACGGTTCCGGGACAGGTCTATTACGACGCGTCACGAAAGCTCATTCTCAAGGGCGTAGACGGCGTCGTTTTCGTCGCCGACAGCCAGGAAGAGCGGATGGACGCCAACGTCGAATCGCTCTATAACCTCGAAGAAAACCTGCAAACTCAGGGCTACGAGCTAAACAATATCCCTTACGTTCTGCAATTGAACAAACGCGATCTGCCAAACGTAATTCCGGCTCACGACCTGACCGGCGAACTTCAAAAGAAGGGCGAACCCGTATTCGAAGCCGTCGCCACCAACGGCACCGGCGTTTTTGACACACTCAAAGCCGTGGCCAAACAGGTCCTTACCGAGCTTCGAAAAGGGTAAGGGGCAAATAAACGAAACAAGTGCTAAGGGAGGAGTTTCGGCTCCTCCCTTCTTTTTCATCTTTTCACATTGTCACTTTTTCACTACAATCGCTGGTATGAAGCTGCCTGGGGAAGAGTTCGTGTACGAGGGCCTCAATGACCTGCGGGAAGGCCGCGAAACAGTGGCCGCGCTTCTCGTCGCAATCGGAGCTCCGCGCCTCAGACAACTTGGGATTGACGTTCCGTTGCATACATTAGACAGCCCCGAGCATCGCCTCTATCTCAGGCTCGCCTCTGAGGACAGCGATTCGGCCCATTCCCGGTATAATGCGCTTGTTCGCAGGCTGGTCAGTTTTGAAAACTCTTTCAAATGCGCGGCCTGACCGATCGAGAACGTATCGCTGAATTTATGCGGGCAATCGGCAACGCTGCACGAAAACCTGTGCGTGTCTATTTCACGGGCGGAGTGACCGCAGTTCTTCACGGCTGGCGTGAGAGCACGATCGACATTGACCTACGATTCGTCCCCGAGGCCGACGAATTATTCCGCGCGGTGAGTGAACAGAAGGAGCGGCTTCAGGTTAATGTTGAGCTTGCCGCTCCGCCGGATTTCATACCGGAGGTCGACGGCTGGGAGGACCGCTCCATCTTTATCGCTCGAGAGGGAAAAGTTGATTTCTACCATTTCGATCCTTATAGTCAGGCCCTATCTAAGCTGCAGAGGC is a genomic window of Chloracidobacterium sp. containing:
- the glmU gene encoding bifunctional UDP-N-acetylglucosamine diphosphorylase/glucosamine-1-phosphate N-acetyltransferase GlmU codes for the protein MHKDLDILIMAAGLGTRMKSNLAKVLHRLDGRALINHVVETAFELEPAKVVVIVGHQAEDAEAEVLREFDDKPVEFALQEKQLGTGDAVNAARSLLEGRDSTTMVLSGDVPMITKTTLDGLVAAHRENKAVCTVLSVKLKDPTGYGRVVRGGDGSFDRIVEQKDASEDEKKVSEINSGIYCFDTRKLFDALTQVGNDNAQGEYYLTDVPRILKEDGGPIAIFECDDYRQVEGVNDRRQLAAMEKVIRKRTIGRLMLESGVTFVNPKTAYVSGRSTIGRDTVIHQNVTIEGKSIVGEGSVIRPGTRIVDSEIGSGVEIRDNCFITDSTVGDNCTVGPMAHLRGHAVMIEGSKVGNFVELKKTTLGRKSKASHLTYLGDATIGESTNIGAGTITCNYDGKNKHETHIGNNVKIGSDTMLIAPITVGEGAVTGAGSVVNKDVPKNKLVVGAPARAIKDLSHNEEKASEQN
- a CDS encoding YvcK family protein, coding for MKHHLFSDSSDGLRFVAIGGGNGLSTLLSGLKRFVHARDTEPVWLDDLSAIVAVSDDGGSSGRLREELQMLPPGDIRNCMVALSEDSRLLSKLFKHRFRGDGDLGGHSFGNIFLAALAEMTGDFAEAVKLSSEILASKGHIYPATVADVRLAANLKDGSIVKGETKISQVGHDIERLYLEPADCKPMPEALAAIEAADVVTIGPGSLFTSLLPPILVDGVADAIAASQSTRVYVCNLMTQPGETTGFTARHHLEIIRDYAPQIEFDYVIVNDHPISTGQADKYADEGAEQIGVHGSISPDTIEGAEIVYGNLLDEGEMVRHQPEKLAQVLLLCALQPRKESITNYQLRITNAERTS
- a CDS encoding roadblock/LC7 domain-containing protein; this encodes MECAARVVFLIDRDGQPIAFSGDIGNMDTTSFASLAAGNVAATSSMAKLIGEEAFPCVFHEGEHESIYISIIGRALLVVVFDERSTLSLVKIRSKRGSYEVAGILDEATTASASYQLNNNSFFAEITDEDIDSLFS
- a CDS encoding four helix bundle protein; amino-acid sequence: MRPHEKLEVWKKAVDFIVNVYEQTGTFPSDEKFGLTSQIRRAAVSIPANIAEGAARHSDKEFAHFVAVAQGSCSELETELLIGSRLGFLAPGVYSTLRGEADAIGRMFVGLSKHLRQKGDKS
- a CDS encoding GTPase domain-containing protein → MTFINYASREINCKIVYYGPGLCGKTTNLQYIYDSTAPQAKGKLISLATETDRTLFFDFMPLELGTVRGFKTRFHLYTVPGQVYYDASRKLILKGVDGVVFVADSQEERMDANVESLYNLEENLQTQGYELNNIPYVLQLNKRDLPNVIPAHDLTGELQKKGEPVFEAVATNGTGVFDTLKAVAKQVLTELRKG